One Beggiatoa leptomitoformis DNA segment encodes these proteins:
- a CDS encoding heavy metal translocating P-type ATPase, translated as MMSETHCYHCGLPIPEKTYLPVRINHETHLMCCAGCQAVAQAIVDSGLTDFYDYRTDNAPTGREIVPSFLQQTTVYDNPQIQKRFVREEGENIYEAALILEGITCAACVWLNERHLRSLSGVLEVSVNYTTHRARVRWDSRKIQLSDILQAVTRIGYLAHPYDPDRQQAVLEQERRYYLRRIGVAGVLSMQIMMFALAVYAAEWSGTQLEDEFRILFNWISLLLTIPIMLYAATPFFNNAYRDLSLRRVGMDVPVALGLLLAFVGSVWTTIVQGTEHVYYDSVSMFVFFLLSGRYFELVARQKSSHASESLVRIVPSMATRLITNATGTDEELVLVADLAIGDTVLIRPGENIPADGQVIAGYSSIDESLLTGESRPIEKHSGDTVIAGTINIESPLQMRVDKIGADTVLSHILRLLERAQTEKPNITQFADQIAGWFVGGVLLLSVIVAFYWWQVDPSRWLEITLSVLVVTCPCALSLATPTAITAATSTLTRIGLLTTRGHALETLARATHIVFDKTGTLTIGRLTLHSTHNISDWTTSTCLQYATALEKYSEHPIAKALHNACTNTPLSANAVINQLGAGLQGEINGKTYFVGTVAFIQTQTTLTLPLTTLNTLQKTGQTLVCFADKQQIHCIFLLDDELRAGARELIDALRKQHKQLYLFSGDHVTAVQNVALAVGITDYAAELSPADKLSKVKALQAQGAVVVMIGDGVNDAPVLAQAQVSIAMGSGTQIARASADMILLSEQLSNLNIGIQTAQKTLIVIRQNIVWAIAYNVLALPAAALGFVPPWLAALGMSLSSLLVVLNALRLVKKE; from the coding sequence ATGATGTCAGAAACCCATTGTTACCATTGCGGATTACCCATTCCTGAAAAAACTTATTTACCCGTTCGTATCAATCATGAAACCCATTTAATGTGTTGTGCAGGCTGTCAGGCAGTTGCACAAGCCATTGTTGATAGTGGTTTAACCGATTTTTATGATTATCGTACAGATAACGCGCCAACAGGACGGGAAATCGTCCCGAGTTTTTTACAGCAAACGACGGTTTATGATAATCCACAAATTCAAAAACGCTTTGTACGAGAAGAAGGGGAGAATATTTATGAAGCGGCATTAATATTAGAAGGAATTACTTGCGCTGCTTGTGTATGGCTAAATGAACGCCATCTGCGCAGTTTATCAGGTGTGTTAGAAGTGAGTGTCAATTACACAACACATCGAGCGCGTGTGCGTTGGGATAGCCGTAAAATTCAATTGAGCGATATTTTACAAGCAGTTACACGTATAGGTTATCTTGCTCATCCCTATGACCCCGACCGCCAACAAGCCGTTTTAGAGCAAGAACGCCGTTATTATCTGCGACGTATTGGGGTTGCAGGGGTTCTTAGTATGCAGATTATGATGTTTGCCCTCGCCGTTTATGCAGCAGAATGGTCTGGTACACAATTGGAAGATGAATTCCGCATTTTATTTAATTGGATTAGTTTATTATTGACTATCCCCATTATGTTGTATGCCGCAACGCCGTTTTTTAATAATGCTTATCGAGATTTATCCTTACGGCGCGTTGGTATGGATGTGCCTGTTGCGTTAGGCTTACTCCTCGCTTTTGTTGGTAGCGTGTGGACAACTATCGTGCAAGGAACTGAACATGTTTACTATGATTCTGTGAGCATGTTTGTGTTTTTTCTCCTGAGTGGTCGCTATTTTGAATTGGTTGCCCGCCAAAAAAGTTCCCATGCGTCAGAAAGTTTAGTTCGTATTGTTCCCAGTATGGCAACACGCCTCATCACCAATGCAACAGGGACGGATGAAGAACTTGTTTTAGTTGCCGATTTAGCGATTGGTGATACCGTATTGATTCGTCCGGGAGAAAATATTCCAGCAGATGGGCAGGTTATCGCGGGATATTCCAGTATTGATGAATCATTACTAACAGGAGAAAGTCGCCCAATAGAAAAACACAGCGGCGATACTGTTATTGCGGGTACTATCAACATAGAAAGCCCTTTACAAATGCGCGTGGACAAAATTGGTGCTGATACCGTGTTATCACACATACTCCGCTTATTAGAACGCGCACAGACTGAAAAACCCAATATTACCCAATTTGCCGACCAAATCGCAGGATGGTTCGTGGGTGGTGTCTTATTACTCTCGGTTATCGTTGCCTTTTACTGGTGGCAAGTTGACCCCAGCCGTTGGCTAGAAATTACCTTATCTGTCCTTGTTGTTACCTGTCCTTGTGCTTTATCGCTGGCGACACCAACCGCAATTACGGCTGCAACCAGCACATTAACCCGTATTGGTTTATTAACCACACGCGGTCATGCGTTAGAAACACTCGCGCGGGCAACACATATCGTTTTTGACAAAACAGGCACACTCACCATTGGACGACTAACGTTACACAGTACACATAACATCAGCGACTGGACAACCAGCACCTGTTTACAATACGCAACCGCCTTAGAAAAGTATTCCGAACATCCCATCGCAAAAGCCTTACACAACGCCTGTACAAATACACCATTAAGTGCGAATGCGGTTATCAATCAACTGGGCGCGGGTTTACAAGGTGAGATTAATGGTAAAACCTATTTTGTTGGAACAGTTGCTTTTATTCAAACCCAAACAACGCTAACGCTTCCCCTGACAACCCTTAACACGCTACAAAAAACAGGGCAGACTCTTGTTTGTTTTGCGGATAAACAACAAATTCACTGCATTTTTTTACTGGATGATGAACTGCGTGCAGGAGCGCGCGAGCTGATTGATGCACTGCGTAAACAACACAAGCAACTGTATCTATTCAGTGGTGACCATGTCACTGCTGTACAAAATGTTGCGCTGGCAGTTGGCATTACAGACTACGCAGCAGAATTGAGTCCAGCGGATAAATTATCTAAAGTTAAAGCGTTACAAGCACAAGGTGCAGTCGTTGTTATGATAGGTGACGGTGTAAATGATGCCCCTGTGCTGGCCCAAGCTCAAGTATCCATTGCGATGGGAAGCGGTACACAAATCGCACGAGCCAGTGCAGATATGATTTTATTATCCGAACAATTATCTAATTTAAATATCGGCATTCAAACCGCGCAAAAAACCTTAATCGTTATCCGCCAAAATATTGTTTGGGCAATCGCTTATAATGTGCTGGCGTTACCCGCAGCGGCGTTAGGTTT